The segment GTCGCGGCGGTGGACGCGGCGACGATCCCGCGCGGCGCCATCCAGCCGAGGAAGGCCCGCTCGCCCTCGGGGAGGTCCGTCCCGGCGGTGGACAGCGCCGCCACCACCGGCCGCACCACGACCACCAGCACCGCGACCAGGCCCAGCGCGGGCAGCAGCAGCGGGCGCACCGAGGACCAGGCCACCGTGGAGGAGATCGACACGAACAGCACCCCGACCACCAGCGACACCAGCGTCTCGAAGAACGTCCGCCGGGCCGGCAGGTCGAACGCGGGCAGGGTGGCCACCACCACGCCCATCACGATCGCGGCGATCAGCCCGGTGTCCTCGCGCAGCGCGTCGCAGAGCGCGGCGACGCCCACCACGGCCGCGAGCTGGGCGCTGGTGCCCAGGACGTCGTTCAGCCGCCCGCGCACCAGCAGCCACCACAGCAGCGCCGCGCCGAGCAGCCCGCCGAGCAGGCCCAGGCCCACGCTGGCGGCGAACTCCAGCAGGCCCCGGCCGAACTGCCGGTGCTGCTGGCCGACCAGCGCGTGGAAGACCAGCGCGCCCAGGATGCCGCCGACCGCGTCGATCAGCGAGCCCTCCCAGACCAGGATCCGCTGCACCCGCTCGGTGGGGCGGACGAAGTTCAGCAGCGGCCCCACCACCGTCGGCCCCGACACCACCAGGACCGCGCCGAGCATCGCCGCCGCCGCGCCGGACAGCCCGAGCAGCGGGGCGGCGGCGAACGCGGCGGCCGGGGCGGTCAGCAGGGTGCCGACCCACACCAGGCGCACCACCGCGTGCCGGGTGTGGCCGGTCAGCCGGCGCAGGTCCAGGCCGAGCCCGGCGTCGTACAGGACGACCGCGACGGCCAGCGAGACCAGCGGGGAGAAGGCCGGGCCGAGCAGCCGGTCCGGGTGGACGTCGT is part of the Kitasatospora cineracea genome and harbors:
- a CDS encoding cation:proton antiporter, producing MTSEQILIGAGLTVVLAVASQLLAARLRIPAIIVLLPVGFAAGAVTDDVHPDRLLGPAFSPLVSLAVAVVLYDAGLGLDLRRLTGHTRHAVVRLVWVGTLLTAPAAAFAAAPLLGLSGAAAAMLGAVLVVSGPTVVGPLLNFVRPTERVQRILVWEGSLIDAVGGILGALVFHALVGQQHRQFGRGLLEFAASVGLGLLGGLLGAALLWWLLVRGRLNDVLGTSAQLAAVVGVAALCDALREDTGLIAAIVMGVVVATLPAFDLPARRTFFETLVSLVVGVLFVSISSTVAWSSVRPLLLPALGLVAVLVVVVRPVVAALSTAGTDLPEGERAFLGWMAPRGIVAASTAATFSAGLAAAGVGGADKILPATFLVIVFTVTLYGLSAVPVARLLGVARPARSRPLLVGGEPWTLELAAVLRSAGLDVLLWAGRDEQRERIAAAGLELAEGELLAAAGGEGAEQEGVTAVYLLTAEDEFNALAAAVLRDGSELPVFRLPAAAPGPGVVGDGPAATLLPAALTGPELARRHAAGARILRRPADGELPPGHDLLFTLDRSGRLAPATPHGRPVHPGQVTERIVLGPA